One window from the genome of Leptospira broomii serovar Hurstbridge str. 5399 encodes:
- the glmM gene encoding phosphoglucosamine mutase, translated as MALDPRSPVFQHPDLMVSVSGIRGIIPTGLSSDVIYDALRAFGSWLKGNTVVIGRDSRPSGAFIESIAIGVMQGLGKNVILLGVVPTPTVKAVVNQTKAAGGIMISASHNPVIWNAFKFIGPGGFFTGASDLEEILDIVRNESYKPFQFKPNARVEEGHDKIRGHIDSVLARVNVAAIKKKKYTVFLDAVNGGGSFVLPELLKSLGCKVIALHCKPDGTFPRPPEPTPEALRQSSRTMRQSGADIGFALDPDADRLVLMTPKKGAISEEYTLPLSFLSYLAFNKVPKRASLTVNLSTSFINDWVATSAGIPTFRSKVGEANVVSEMIHRKSVFGGEGNGGVIDPAIPSFGRDSLSGVAHVLNLLALKGEGVDSVLSGLPAVHMRKIAYKISGKKPEQIYSQFRNEFPDHGEDVRDGLRLASEDSWIHIRPSNTEPILRVIAEARTKKDLAALIETAGKIMENS; from the coding sequence ATGGCTTTAGATCCACGATCACCGGTTTTCCAACATCCCGATCTGATGGTTTCCGTCTCCGGAATCCGCGGCATTATTCCGACGGGACTCAGTTCCGATGTCATCTATGACGCACTCCGTGCTTTCGGCTCCTGGCTAAAAGGCAATACTGTCGTAATTGGGCGGGATTCTCGTCCAAGCGGAGCTTTCATTGAAAGTATCGCGATCGGTGTTATGCAGGGCCTGGGGAAAAACGTAATTCTACTTGGAGTAGTTCCTACTCCGACAGTTAAAGCGGTTGTAAACCAAACCAAGGCGGCAGGTGGAATCATGATCTCCGCCTCGCATAATCCGGTAATTTGGAACGCTTTCAAGTTCATTGGCCCGGGCGGCTTTTTTACCGGTGCGAGCGACCTGGAAGAAATTCTGGATATAGTCAGAAACGAGAGTTATAAACCGTTTCAATTTAAGCCGAATGCAAGGGTGGAGGAAGGCCACGATAAGATTCGAGGACATATTGATTCCGTACTTGCTAGGGTCAATGTCGCCGCCATTAAGAAAAAAAAATACACGGTATTCTTAGATGCGGTAAACGGAGGAGGAAGCTTTGTTTTACCTGAATTATTAAAGAGTTTAGGTTGCAAAGTGATTGCCTTACATTGTAAACCAGACGGGACATTTCCTCGTCCCCCCGAGCCGACGCCGGAGGCACTACGCCAATCCTCGAGAACGATGAGACAATCGGGAGCCGATATCGGTTTTGCTCTGGATCCGGATGCGGATCGTTTGGTTCTAATGACTCCAAAAAAAGGGGCGATTTCCGAAGAATATACTTTGCCATTGAGTTTTTTGTCTTATCTGGCCTTCAATAAAGTTCCGAAGCGCGCTTCCCTCACGGTAAATCTTTCCACGAGCTTTATTAACGATTGGGTCGCAACCTCGGCAGGGATTCCCACCTTTCGCTCTAAAGTCGGAGAGGCAAACGTTGTGTCGGAAATGATACACCGAAAATCGGTGTTCGGCGGGGAAGGAAACGGCGGTGTTATAGATCCGGCTATTCCTTCTTTCGGTCGAGATTCCCTCTCAGGCGTGGCTCATGTCTTGAATCTGCTTGCCCTGAAGGGAGAAGGAGTCGATTCTGTGCTGAGCGGTCTACCGGCTGTCCATATGCGAAAAATCGCCTATAAGATCAGCGGTAAAAAGCCGGAACAGATCTATTCCCAATTCAGAAATGAATTTCCGGATCACGGGGAAGACGTGAGGGATGGTTTGCGCTTAGCCTCCGAGGATTCGTGGATTCATATTCGTCCGTCGAATACCGAACCTATTCTGAGGGTTATCGCCGAGGCTCGAACGAAAAAAGATCTTGCTGCGCTGATAGAAACGGCAGGAAAGATTATGGAGAACTCATAA
- a CDS encoding HvfC/BufC N-terminal domain-containing protein: MKENTFRELFASVILTSNSKNPLRKEILPAAQLNEVSALEIYSSGYIVRLTEALGEIFETVWRVLGDEEFFNVSETFLRGVPSISYNLSDYGKGFPAFLDRKFPKIEFLRELAEFEYLFAQLFHRPAGSTIDPKNSLEGKDPGDLRLIFSDSAFFLKNNFPVYELWKKRKEESCQIPEEKNAEFLLLGKKGQDIRIEVLDEWRWTFGRQLQENKTLLEAVELIGMPAASGTKAVSDFLSTLIQGGFLKDIKIS; this comes from the coding sequence ATGAAAGAAAATACCTTTCGGGAGCTATTTGCTAGCGTAATCCTAACTTCGAATTCAAAAAATCCCCTACGGAAGGAAATTCTTCCCGCGGCGCAATTGAATGAAGTTTCGGCTCTGGAAATTTATTCTTCCGGATATATCGTACGGCTAACAGAAGCGTTAGGCGAAATTTTCGAAACTGTCTGGAGAGTCTTGGGAGACGAAGAATTTTTTAATGTTTCAGAAACCTTCCTGCGCGGTGTTCCTTCTATTTCGTATAATTTATCCGATTATGGGAAGGGGTTTCCCGCCTTCTTGGACCGGAAATTTCCGAAGATCGAATTCTTGAGAGAACTGGCAGAGTTCGAATATTTGTTCGCACAACTTTTTCACCGACCGGCCGGTTCAACGATCGATCCGAAGAATTCTTTGGAGGGAAAAGATCCGGGAGATCTTCGTTTGATTTTTTCCGATTCAGCATTTTTTTTGAAAAACAATTTTCCCGTTTACGAGCTATGGAAGAAAAGAAAGGAAGAATCTTGTCAAATTCCGGAGGAAAAAAACGCCGAATTTCTGTTATTAGGTAAAAAAGGGCAGGATATTCGAATCGAAGTTCTGGATGAATGGCGGTGGACGTTTGGTAGGCAGTTACAGGAAAATAAAACCCTCCTGGAGGCAGTGGAATTGATCGGAATGCCCGCCGCATCGGGCACTAAAGCCGTCAGCGATTTTTTATCCACTTTGATCCAAGGAGGGTTCTTAAAGGATATTAAGATTTCTTAA
- a CDS encoding DnaJ domain-containing protein, which translates to MAAKSFDQVKSSIEDILFEIQSSSTDCEWYISADKLIEILDIRREDYYKILYGLRADMAYSSKGAQGFRESRADILVLLLGKILKIEGLEHEFAKAGVYFDDVYLEELRIHLKEIVIAKLDKHDLDKELLLLLISSTKRFEDAFDSYFDDKFDLGRLVDNGIAEFLDRKSIPADYGADVFLRKYFYQILNTKVFPLREFTAEYRDRAYYEIFGRFRKDEQKKKKTKAHNRRSRVVNSYEEDEETRHHREFLGLAEEYDSGDLRKKYKELIKKYHPDVNKDGLEMTQKIVASYNYLIMKGRSE; encoded by the coding sequence GTGGCGGCGAAAAGTTTCGATCAAGTGAAGTCCTCTATCGAGGATATACTTTTTGAAATCCAATCTTCTAGTACGGATTGTGAATGGTATATTTCTGCCGACAAATTAATCGAAATATTGGATATCCGAAGGGAGGACTACTATAAAATCCTCTATGGTCTTCGGGCAGACATGGCATATTCTTCGAAAGGAGCGCAGGGGTTTCGGGAATCTAGAGCTGATATCCTGGTTCTTCTCTTAGGTAAGATTCTAAAGATCGAAGGGTTGGAACACGAATTTGCAAAAGCCGGTGTCTATTTCGACGACGTTTATTTAGAGGAACTTCGGATCCATTTAAAAGAGATCGTAATCGCAAAATTGGACAAACACGATTTGGATAAAGAGCTGCTTTTACTCTTAATCTCCTCTACTAAGAGATTTGAAGATGCTTTCGATTCCTACTTCGACGATAAATTCGATTTGGGACGTTTAGTCGATAACGGAATTGCGGAATTTTTGGATCGAAAATCCATCCCGGCAGATTACGGAGCGGACGTTTTCCTTCGAAAGTACTTTTACCAAATCTTAAACACAAAGGTTTTTCCGCTTCGGGAGTTCACAGCAGAATATCGGGACCGAGCTTACTATGAAATTTTCGGTCGCTTTCGAAAGGATGAACAAAAGAAGAAAAAAACCAAAGCTCATAACCGTCGATCGCGGGTCGTAAATTCATATGAAGAGGACGAAGAGACACGCCATCATAGGGAATTTTTGGGTTTGGCAGAAGAGTATGACAGTGGAGATCTTAGAAAGAAGTATAAGGAATTAATTAAGAAATACCATCCCGACGTAAATAAGGATGGCCTTGAAATGACTCAGAAGATCGTAGCTTCGTATAACTATCTCATTATGAAGGGAAGAAGCGAATGA
- the rpsT gene encoding 30S ribosomal protein S20: MANIKSSEKDIRRTKRRNAANSQNRNRLRTQAKKILKAIQDGEKEVLKSLYKEYASLLDKAAKTNLIHSKNADRKKSRMALRINNQAATA, encoded by the coding sequence TTGGCGAACATAAAGTCTTCAGAAAAAGATATCCGTAGGACTAAACGCAGAAATGCGGCAAATTCCCAGAATCGGAATCGCCTTAGGACCCAAGCAAAGAAGATCCTAAAGGCCATCCAAGATGGTGAAAAGGAAGTGCTTAAAAGCCTGTACAAGGAATACGCTTCTCTTCTCGATAAAGCAGCCAAAACCAACCTCATCCACTCTAAAAACGCAGATCGTAAGAAGAGTCGGATGGCATTGCGCATTAATAACCAAGCTGCCACCGCGTAA
- a CDS encoding YceI family protein, protein MNKKNILLALLLGAFAFTSAQAGNFKLDNAHTSVGFKVKHLAISNVPGTFKEYNGKFTFDEKTNSLTGLEVTIQAASVSTNDADRDKHLKAKDFFDVSEFSTITFKATKASVKKGSVSKVTGELTIKGVTKPIVLDVKYGGSAKDPWGNTHLAFEAETKINRKDFGLTWNKTLETGGVLVGEEVSIRIEGEAVPEQ, encoded by the coding sequence ATGAACAAAAAAAATATTCTACTCGCACTGTTGCTGGGAGCCTTCGCTTTTACTAGCGCGCAGGCTGGAAACTTTAAGTTAGACAATGCTCATACGTCTGTCGGCTTCAAAGTCAAACATCTCGCCATCTCTAATGTTCCCGGAACATTCAAGGAATATAACGGCAAATTTACGTTCGACGAAAAAACCAATAGCTTAACCGGATTGGAAGTAACGATCCAAGCAGCTTCAGTGTCGACGAATGACGCGGACCGCGACAAGCACTTGAAAGCGAAAGATTTCTTCGACGTTAGCGAATTTTCTACCATAACCTTCAAGGCAACGAAAGCTTCCGTTAAAAAAGGGAGCGTATCTAAAGTTACCGGCGAATTAACCATCAAAGGTGTCACCAAACCTATCGTACTCGATGTAAAATACGGCGGTTCTGCAAAAGACCCCTGGGGAAATACCCATCTTGCATTTGAAGCAGAAACCAAAATCAATAGAAAGGATTTCGGCCTAACTTGGAATAAAACTCTCGAAACCGGCGGAGTGTTAGTCGGAGAAGAAGTTTCTATTCGCATCGAAGGCGAAGCAGTTCCGGAGCAATAA
- a CDS encoding LA_3751/LA_3752 family putative glycosyltransferase has product MRDKNLKEFLVFAVAYLGLLIWIKPWNGFFSDSLLKIHESYSLVASELHSELLLYPGKAIDPNYEFFLWQGIFTFRSADGLIGVFPVFLSVLYLPLTSWEAFSLIPFFGALFHLGSAWILRNHWKLSWFWTAFAFFGTYVFLMGPDASEHPILLFLLLLGITQFFKFEHQGMILAGLLFGLGVWLRPETLVFFVSFWIAGWISFGRNWLRKSFCFSISFSIIVFLFFLFNFWDYHHIFGPRVSENFKPDLSVENTIFMRAWDILVGSYAMPGFLLYLPVSAILLGGIFFAWSKITSVEKILFYTLCIFIPAIAILSPNNGISNWGPRYLGLSLFPFAILLSRVWTASDWRITRVSGILNGIGMLLILYSFLMSLAGILIYRSSIRQVQDTRSVAEKGHPDILIYSDGVLCNSIGTEFFRKIVFCSQAGISKARIEKLLNDISESYKGKRLGFISYGEKAYEMASQKKDLDSNIRGYFSAVLSGKQNRDFWLDSFRTRFGEETLESRKIWEYREYIIK; this is encoded by the coding sequence GTGCGCGATAAAAATCTAAAAGAATTTCTCGTTTTTGCCGTCGCATACTTAGGTTTATTGATTTGGATCAAACCATGGAATGGATTCTTTTCAGATTCTTTATTAAAAATACATGAATCCTATTCGCTCGTTGCCTCCGAGCTTCATTCGGAATTACTTTTGTATCCGGGAAAGGCGATCGATCCGAATTACGAATTTTTTCTATGGCAAGGTATATTTACGTTTCGGTCCGCGGACGGACTTATCGGAGTTTTCCCGGTTTTCTTATCTGTTTTATATCTTCCTCTGACTAGTTGGGAAGCATTTTCACTTATTCCTTTTTTCGGGGCGCTCTTTCATTTGGGGTCGGCATGGATCCTACGAAATCATTGGAAATTATCGTGGTTTTGGACTGCATTTGCATTCTTTGGAACGTACGTTTTTTTAATGGGGCCGGACGCCTCGGAGCATCCGATTCTTTTATTTCTACTTCTGTTAGGTATCACGCAATTTTTCAAATTCGAACATCAAGGGATGATATTAGCAGGTTTACTTTTTGGCCTCGGAGTTTGGCTTCGCCCGGAGACGCTAGTTTTTTTTGTTTCATTCTGGATTGCCGGTTGGATAAGTTTCGGAAGAAATTGGCTTCGAAAATCTTTTTGCTTTTCGATATCCTTTTCCATAATCGTTTTCTTATTCTTCTTATTTAATTTTTGGGACTATCATCATATTTTTGGTCCTCGCGTTTCCGAAAATTTTAAGCCTGACCTTTCGGTCGAAAATACGATCTTCATGAGAGCTTGGGATATTCTTGTGGGATCCTATGCGATGCCCGGATTCTTACTATATTTGCCCGTATCAGCGATATTGTTAGGGGGAATCTTCTTTGCCTGGTCAAAAATCACTTCCGTAGAAAAAATCCTGTTCTACACACTTTGCATTTTTATTCCTGCAATCGCGATTCTCTCTCCAAATAACGGGATCTCCAACTGGGGTCCTAGATATCTCGGATTATCCTTATTTCCTTTCGCAATACTTTTATCGAGAGTGTGGACGGCCTCCGATTGGAGGATCACCCGCGTATCGGGAATTTTGAACGGAATAGGTATGCTTTTGATACTTTATTCTTTTCTAATGAGTCTTGCGGGAATTTTGATTTATAGAAGCAGCATTCGTCAGGTTCAGGATACACGCTCAGTTGCCGAAAAGGGACATCCGGATATTCTGATCTATTCGGATGGTGTTCTTTGCAATTCGATCGGCACCGAGTTTTTTAGAAAAATCGTATTTTGTTCCCAAGCTGGAATTTCCAAGGCGAGAATCGAAAAGCTATTAAACGATATATCCGAATCTTACAAAGGTAAACGACTAGGTTTTATTTCCTACGGAGAAAAAGCTTACGAGATGGCCTCGCAAAAGAAAGACCTAGACTCCAATATCCGCGGGTATTTTTCCGCGGTGCTTTCCGGGAAACAGAATAGGGACTTTTGGCTCGATTCTTTTCGAACAAGATTCGGAGAAGAAACACTGGAATCGAGGAAAATCTGGGAATATAGGGAGTATATAATTAAATGA
- a CDS encoding LIC_10450 family protein: MIPGQEPQYILVNSISQIDPNKLSLSQLGTKYMDRLGNRYAVRFNKENRKAELVRITLQKASEALPPQRPRPKSGKASQPLDLEKLSVLLKSTKQQNTEWIDALVEKAKEAKAISPANAEGIPAREVEMVTSATDFSEAAAKTSVANFDKFDLSKVDLNIMESRNTAVPEKDDTPFFIEPSEGNAGRETKFIEDTLAGFLRIKERIESVLNNIRNSKIFEATGDPSENKNIIGNLNREYDLEFFQKLDKILNYHKELTAFPRSITYYVAKYESGRKQALQSRSGDQEKLQLVIRWEMQEMLLSLTKKLKKMMLDTLNVLNTKNDNHLKQIAYNQQQMFKDARNALLYCSEDVGALLISLQKWVDSEG, encoded by the coding sequence ATGATTCCTGGACAAGAACCGCAATACATACTCGTTAATTCGATCAGTCAAATAGATCCGAACAAACTCTCCCTTTCACAATTAGGCACAAAGTATATGGATCGTCTCGGCAATCGATATGCGGTTCGCTTTAATAAGGAAAATCGAAAAGCCGAATTAGTTCGGATAACATTACAAAAAGCGTCGGAGGCGCTTCCGCCTCAGCGCCCAAGACCTAAGTCCGGCAAAGCTTCACAGCCGCTGGATCTCGAAAAATTATCGGTTCTCTTGAAGAGCACGAAGCAGCAAAATACCGAATGGATAGACGCCCTTGTGGAAAAGGCAAAGGAAGCGAAGGCGATCTCTCCCGCCAATGCGGAGGGAATTCCCGCCCGCGAAGTCGAAATGGTCACTTCCGCGACCGATTTCTCCGAAGCGGCGGCAAAAACTTCCGTCGCTAATTTCGACAAATTCGATCTTTCTAAAGTCGATTTAAATATTATGGAAAGCAGAAATACTGCCGTTCCCGAGAAGGATGATACTCCATTTTTTATCGAACCGTCGGAAGGCAATGCCGGTCGCGAAACGAAATTTATCGAAGATACGCTTGCAGGATTTTTACGAATTAAGGAAAGAATCGAATCGGTTCTGAATAATATTCGTAACTCTAAGATCTTTGAAGCCACCGGGGATCCCTCTGAGAATAAAAATATCATCGGCAACCTCAATCGGGAGTATGACCTGGAGTTTTTTCAAAAATTAGACAAGATCTTGAATTATCATAAGGAATTGACCGCTTTCCCTAGATCAATAACCTACTATGTCGCAAAGTACGAGTCGGGCAGAAAGCAAGCGCTTCAGTCTAGATCGGGCGACCAAGAGAAATTACAACTCGTGATCCGCTGGGAAATGCAGGAAATGCTCTTATCTTTAACGAAAAAATTGAAGAAAATGATGCTCGATACGTTAAACGTTTTAAATACTAAGAACGATAACCACCTTAAGCAAATCGCCTATAACCAGCAGCAAATGTTCAAAGACGCTAGGAACGCTTTATTATATTGCTCGGAGGATGTAGGGGCACTACTTATATCCTTGCAAAAATGGGTAGATAGCGAAGGGTAG
- the bufB gene encoding MNIO family bufferin maturase, with translation MPSPKNKDRSIDTLGIGVGLRSEHYPYLRERKPVRISWFEAITENYMDSEGKPLAMLEEVRKDFPVALHGVSLSLLGGSFPNPRYMSRWKSLIERIDPVIVSDHLCWTDHDGQYLHDLLPFPFTDGFQKLAVERIEKIQEFLGRRILIENVSTYLRFRSDEMTEWEFLAGVLKESGCGLLLDLNNVYVNSFNHSFSANEFLEGIPWDSVGQIHIAGFTDTGEFLFDTHSKPVSKPVWDLMAAYAKKIETIPILLEWDADIPAFPELEIEALKAAEFLSIGTI, from the coding sequence ATGCCGAGTCCGAAAAATAAGGATCGATCGATCGACACCTTAGGCATCGGTGTCGGCCTTCGCTCGGAACATTATCCGTACTTACGGGAAAGAAAACCGGTTAGAATCTCTTGGTTCGAAGCGATTACCGAGAATTACATGGATTCGGAAGGAAAGCCTCTCGCAATGCTTGAAGAAGTTCGAAAGGATTTTCCTGTCGCATTGCATGGAGTATCCTTATCGCTGTTAGGTGGGTCTTTCCCGAATCCGCGTTATATGAGCAGATGGAAGTCCCTGATAGAAAGAATCGATCCCGTGATCGTCTCCGATCATCTGTGCTGGACGGATCATGACGGCCAATATTTGCATGATTTACTTCCATTCCCGTTTACCGACGGATTTCAAAAACTGGCCGTCGAGAGAATTGAAAAAATTCAAGAGTTTTTAGGAAGAAGAATTCTAATTGAAAACGTTTCGACATACCTACGATTTCGTTCGGACGAAATGACAGAATGGGAATTTCTTGCAGGCGTTCTGAAAGAGAGCGGTTGCGGCCTACTATTGGATTTAAATAATGTTTATGTAAATTCGTTTAATCATAGTTTTTCTGCGAACGAATTCTTAGAAGGGATTCCTTGGGATTCGGTAGGGCAAATTCATATCGCCGGGTTTACAGATACCGGAGAGTTTCTGTTCGATACTCATTCAAAACCGGTTTCGAAACCGGTTTGGGATCTGATGGCCGCATATGCAAAAAAAATTGAAACCATCCCGATATTATTGGAGTGGGACGCCGATATTCCCGCATTTCCGGAATTGGAAATCGAAGCTTTGAAAGCCGCGGAATTCCTATCGATTGGAACGATATGA
- a CDS encoding YHS domain-containing (seleno)protein, whose protein sequence is MNKLYFLFPSLLLFIAACSARQAVDPIFKADGLVAIRGYDPVAYFSENKAVAGNEKFQTTWNGAKWKFSSNKNMEAFKKKPESFAPQYGGYCAYAMRDGETYEIDPNAWKIVDGKLYLNYNEKVNGFWSRDIPGNIKKANDQWIKLPKKKEIP, encoded by the coding sequence ATGAACAAGTTGTATTTTCTTTTTCCATCTCTTTTGCTTTTCATCGCGGCTTGTAGCGCCCGACAGGCAGTCGACCCGATATTTAAAGCCGACGGTTTGGTCGCGATTCGCGGCTATGATCCTGTAGCTTACTTTTCGGAAAATAAAGCCGTCGCCGGAAACGAAAAATTTCAAACCACTTGGAACGGGGCGAAATGGAAATTTTCCTCGAATAAAAATATGGAGGCATTTAAGAAAAAGCCCGAAAGTTTTGCGCCTCAATACGGCGGATATTGCGCGTATGCTATGCGTGATGGCGAAACCTATGAAATCGATCCGAACGCATGGAAAATCGTGGATGGGAAACTATATCTGAACTATAATGAAAAAGTAAATGGATTCTGGAGTCGAGACATTCCGGGAAATATAAAGAAAGCGAACGACCAGTGGATTAAACTCCCAAAGAAAAAGGAAATTCCGTAA
- a CDS encoding glycosyltransferase family 2 protein — protein sequence MKLSIVIPCYNEKQTIKNILETVRKVPFKDKEIIVVDDYSADGTRELLQTPAFKKLYDRLVLHEKNQGKGAALRTGFQSATGDIVIVQDADLEYDPFEIPIVIDPIYKGKADVVFGSRFMGNRPHRVVYYWHRLGNLVLTTLSNMFTNINLTDMETCYKAFRREIIQSIQIKENRFGFEPEITAKIAKIPGIRIYEVGISYYGRTYAEGKKIGWKDGFRAIYCIVRYNLFG from the coding sequence ATGAAACTTTCCATCGTTATTCCTTGTTACAACGAAAAACAAACTATTAAAAACATCTTGGAAACGGTCCGCAAAGTGCCTTTCAAAGATAAAGAAATCATCGTCGTAGACGATTATTCTGCCGACGGAACTCGGGAATTGTTACAGACACCCGCGTTTAAAAAGCTGTACGACCGATTGGTTCTTCATGAAAAAAACCAAGGAAAAGGAGCCGCACTTAGAACCGGATTTCAATCTGCGACCGGAGATATAGTTATCGTACAGGATGCGGATCTCGAATATGATCCTTTTGAAATTCCGATCGTCATAGACCCGATTTATAAGGGCAAGGCTGACGTAGTGTTTGGAAGTCGCTTCATGGGAAACCGCCCACATCGAGTCGTTTATTATTGGCACAGACTCGGGAATTTAGTATTAACCACCCTTTCAAACATGTTCACAAATATTAATCTCACCGATATGGAAACCTGTTACAAAGCTTTTCGGCGGGAAATTATTCAAAGCATCCAGATTAAAGAGAATCGATTCGGATTCGAACCGGAGATTACTGCAAAAATAGCTAAGATTCCGGGAATTCGTATTTACGAAGTAGGCATATCCTATTACGGCAGAACTTACGCGGAAGGTAAGAAAATCGGATGGAAAGACGGATTTCGGGCCATTTACTGCATAGTAAGATATAATTTATTCGGATAA
- the bufA2 gene encoding BufA2 family periplasmic bufferin-type metallophore — translation MNDLAKHLLIGAALTGLLTTGAIAEDKSGSDDSKGECHGINSCKGTGDCGGKGHSCAGKNSCKGHGWLSLSKKDCDAKKGTFKKS, via the coding sequence ATGAACGATCTAGCTAAACATTTACTCATTGGAGCGGCATTAACGGGCTTATTAACGACCGGAGCCATCGCGGAAGATAAATCCGGATCGGACGATTCGAAGGGCGAATGTCATGGAATTAATTCCTGTAAGGGAACCGGGGACTGCGGCGGGAAAGGACATTCATGCGCCGGAAAAAATTCCTGCAAGGGTCATGGTTGGCTCTCCCTTTCAAAAAAGGATTGTGACGCTAAAAAAGGAACATTTAAGAAATCTTAA